In Verrucomicrobiota bacterium, the DNA window GTCGGTTTGCCTTGCAGGCCGAGGAGTGTTCGATTCGCTCCCTCTCCGCCACTTTCCGTCGCGGAATCTCGAATCCGGACGGCTGACGGGATGAGTCACCCCGCGCCTGCCTGCCGTTCCGCACCCCGCCGTTTCCATGAGTCGTGAACAAATCTTGAAGCTCACCTCGCTGTCGAGCTGCGCCGGTTGAGCCGCCAAGCTCAGCCAGTCGGCCCTGTCGCAAGTGTTGCGCCAGCTCCCCAAACCGCCGCGCGACCCGCGCCTGCTTGTCGGCTCCGACACCGCCGACGACGCCGGCGTGTATCAAGTCAGCCGCGACGTCGCGCTCGTGCAGACGGTGGATTTTTTCACGCCCATCGTGGATGACCCGGTCGTTTACGGCCAGATCGCCGCCACGAACTCGCTCTCCGACGTCTATGCGATGGGTGGGCGTCCGCTCACGGCGATGAACATCATGGGCGTGCCGACCGATGTCGTGACACCAGCCATCATCGCGAACATTCTTCGCGGCGGCGCGGCGAAGGTCCGCGAAGCCCGGTGCGCGCTCGTCGGCGGCCACACCATTCGCAATCCCGAACCCGTTTACGGCCTCTCCGTCACCGGCGTCGTTCACCCCAGGCGCATCATCGCAAACTCCGCCGCGCGGCCGGGCGACCTGCTCGTGCTCACCAAACCGCTCGGCACCGGCATCATCACCACCGCCATCAAGCGCGACATCTGCCCGCCCGCGCTCGCGAAGGCCGCCATCCGCTCCATGTCCGCGCTCAACACGCCCGGCGCCGAACTCGCCGAGCGCGGACTCGTCCGCGCGGGCACGGACGTGACGGGCTTCGGCCTGCTCGGCCACCTCGGCTCGATGTGCAAATCCAGCGGCGTCGGCGCGGAACTCGGCGCCGGCGTCGTGCCCGTCCTCGGCCGCGAAGTCTGGAATCTCATCGCGCAGGACTGCATCCCGGGCGGCACGCGGCAGAACTTGAAGACCGCGGAAGAATTCACCGACTGGGCAGGCGCCGTGAGCGACGCGCAGCGGTTCCTGCTCGCCGACGCGCAAACCAGCGGCGGCCTTCTCCTCTGTGTCGCACCAAAGAACCTCGACGCCGTGCTGCGCGTGCTGGCCGGCCGCAAGACGCCTTGCGCCGCCGTCATCGGGCAAATCACTCGCGCGAAGCAACCGAACATACGAGTCAAGCCGTGAGTCAACCGAAACTGCGCAACATCCCCGCGGTCGAGAAAGTGCTTCAATCGCTCGGCCCGCTCGACTTGCCGCGGCCCGCCGTGCTCCCGGTGGTTCGACGCGAGCTGGCAGCGCTGCGCGAGGCGGGAGAAGTTCCCGAATTCGACGCCGTTCTCGCGGGCATTCGCACCGCGCTGGACAAACTTCGCCGCTCCAGAATCCAGCCGGTCATCAACGGCACGGGCGTGGTCATTCACACGAACCTCGGCCGCTCGCCGTTGAGCGACGCAGCGGTGGCGACCCTCGCGAGCATCGGCGCGAACTACAACAACCTCGAATACGACCCCGTCACCGGCGAGCGCGGCGGCCGCGCCAGCTACCTCGAACACAACCTCGCGCTGCTCTGCGGCGCGGAGGCGGCGACCGTCGTGAACAACTGCGCTGCGGCGCTCGTGCTCATCCTGCGGCACTGCACCGCGGGCGCACGCAAGGAGGTCATCATCTCGCGCGGCGAACTGGTGCAGATTGGCGGCGGCTTCCGCATCCCGGACATTTTGGAAACGAGCGGCGCGACGCTGCGCGAAGTCGGCACGACGAACAAGACCACGCTGCGCGACTACGGGCGCGCCATCGGCAAGCAGACCGCGCTCATCCTGAAAGTTCATCGCAGCAACTTCTTCATGGGTGGCTTCGTCGAGTCGCCGACGACGGAAGAGATTTCCGCCCTGGCGAAGAAGAAGCGCGTGCCATTTGTGGAGGACCTCGGCAGCGGCGCGGTCATCGAGACGGAGAAGGCGCTCGGCCTCGCGCACCACGAGCCGACGCCGGGGGAAGTGCTGCGGCGTGGCGTGGAACTCGTGTGCTTCAGCGGCGACAA includes these proteins:
- the selD gene encoding selenide, water dikinase SelD, which translates into the protein MSREQILKLTSLSSCAGUAAKLSQSALSQVLRQLPKPPRDPRLLVGSDTADDAGVYQVSRDVALVQTVDFFTPIVDDPVVYGQIAATNSLSDVYAMGGRPLTAMNIMGVPTDVVTPAIIANILRGGAAKVREARCALVGGHTIRNPEPVYGLSVTGVVHPRRIIANSAARPGDLLVLTKPLGTGIITTAIKRDICPPALAKAAIRSMSALNTPGAELAERGLVRAGTDVTGFGLLGHLGSMCKSSGVGAELGAGVVPVLGREVWNLIAQDCIPGGTRQNLKTAEEFTDWAGAVSDAQRFLLADAQTSGGLLLCVAPKNLDAVLRVLAGRKTPCAAVIGQITRAKQPNIRVKP
- a CDS encoding L-seryl-tRNA(Sec) selenium transferase produces the protein MQIQRRRRGTRRRRRARPRPRSLESHRAGLHPGRHAAELEDRGRIHRLGRRRERRAAVPARRRANQRRPSPLCRTKEPRRRAARAGRPQDALRRRHRANHSREATEHTSQAVSQPKLRNIPAVEKVLQSLGPLDLPRPAVLPVVRRELAALREAGEVPEFDAVLAGIRTALDKLRRSRIQPVINGTGVVIHTNLGRSPLSDAAVATLASIGANYNNLEYDPVTGERGGRASYLEHNLALLCGAEAATVVNNCAAALVLILRHCTAGARKEVIISRGELVQIGGGFRIPDILETSGATLREVGTTNKTTLRDYGRAIGKQTALILKVHRSNFFMGGFVESPTTEEISALAKKKRVPFVEDLGSGAVIETEKALGLAHHEPTPGEVLRRGVELVCFSGDKLLGGPQAGIIAGRAKLVAACKREPFFRALRCDKLILATLQTVVDEYLHATSSSSLAAPIHSMLRATPEELRGRAEKICAALAGLPVKATVGAGKAQVGGGTLPQAVIESVTVDLLPQGRALADFAAKLRAGSPPVIGYVGGNKFKLDVRTVFPRQDEELVRCVRACL